In Leifsonia sp. ZF2019, a genomic segment contains:
- a CDS encoding alkaline phosphatase family protein — protein MGSDDEQQERRGSSRRDFLKGAGLVAAGAVAGGAGGAAAGAAYASRAVPGEAPRAEPGEEFPPLPPRAKPGFDHLVVLMYENRSFDNLLGWLYDEKTLPEGKRFDGLAFGEYSNPDPNGGPDIPVHAYDGTTDFVMRQPSPDPGEVYPHVNTQLFGIVDPPSNADALVKDMQPPYNAPQPGQRPTMSGFVKDYIGVLRKDTGQEPGVDDYRRIMGAFTPDMLPVFSTLARQFAVYDDWHCAVPSQTFCNRSFFHASTSHGYVDNGGDGGLRKWFDPANDAPTIFNRLEEAGRTWRVYYDDRQLISLTGFIHAPALEPYWRTNFRTMSHFYKDVAEGTLPDYAFVEPRLLYDHNDMHPPGGPMTEEDVAGGIVVGGAISDVRAGDLLLHNVYSAIRSSRSAKGSNALNTMLLVTFDEHGGTYDHVPPGPATPPDQTGPGENGFMFDRLGLRVPAIAISAYTERGSILHEEMHHAAVIATLCEKYGLDNLTERDRGARTLRDAVNLSTPRQPGTWPDTHPQYLPSNPESDAPQPGDQDRPLSPPGVGLVGLLTARYGQPGDGIPVTYQEAYDAVHRLGLGLFGEQ, from the coding sequence ATGGGATCGGACGACGAGCAGCAGGAGAGGCGCGGGTCGTCGCGCCGCGACTTCCTCAAAGGTGCGGGGCTGGTGGCGGCGGGGGCCGTTGCCGGCGGCGCCGGGGGAGCGGCGGCCGGAGCAGCGTACGCGTCCCGCGCCGTGCCGGGCGAGGCGCCGCGTGCGGAGCCGGGCGAGGAGTTTCCACCGCTGCCGCCCCGGGCGAAGCCGGGCTTCGACCATCTCGTGGTGCTGATGTACGAGAACCGCTCGTTCGACAACCTCCTGGGCTGGCTCTACGACGAGAAGACCCTGCCGGAGGGCAAGCGCTTCGACGGGCTGGCGTTCGGCGAGTACAGCAACCCGGATCCGAACGGCGGTCCGGACATCCCGGTGCACGCCTACGACGGCACCACCGACTTCGTGATGCGGCAGCCGTCCCCGGACCCGGGCGAGGTCTATCCGCACGTCAACACCCAGCTGTTCGGCATCGTCGACCCGCCGTCGAACGCCGACGCGCTGGTGAAGGACATGCAGCCGCCCTACAACGCGCCGCAGCCGGGCCAGAGGCCGACGATGTCCGGCTTCGTGAAGGACTACATCGGAGTGCTGCGCAAAGACACCGGGCAGGAGCCGGGCGTCGACGACTACCGGCGCATCATGGGCGCTTTCACGCCCGACATGCTCCCCGTCTTCTCGACGCTCGCCCGGCAGTTCGCCGTGTACGACGACTGGCATTGCGCCGTGCCGTCGCAGACGTTCTGCAACCGCTCCTTCTTCCACGCCTCCACCTCCCACGGCTACGTCGACAACGGCGGCGACGGCGGGCTCCGCAAGTGGTTCGATCCCGCCAACGACGCGCCGACGATCTTCAACCGGCTGGAGGAGGCAGGGCGTACCTGGCGGGTCTACTACGACGACCGTCAGCTGATCTCGCTCACCGGCTTCATCCACGCCCCGGCGCTCGAGCCGTACTGGCGGACCAATTTCCGCACGATGTCCCACTTCTACAAGGACGTGGCGGAGGGCACCCTGCCCGACTACGCGTTCGTCGAGCCGCGGCTGCTGTACGACCACAACGACATGCATCCGCCGGGCGGCCCGATGACGGAGGAGGACGTCGCGGGCGGCATCGTCGTCGGCGGCGCCATCTCCGACGTGCGTGCGGGCGATCTGCTGCTGCACAACGTGTACTCGGCCATCCGTTCCTCGCGCAGTGCGAAAGGCTCCAACGCGCTCAACACGATGCTGCTGGTCACGTTCGACGAGCACGGCGGCACGTACGACCACGTTCCTCCCGGGCCGGCGACCCCGCCCGACCAGACCGGACCGGGCGAGAACGGCTTCATGTTCGACCGGCTCGGACTGCGCGTCCCCGCCATCGCGATCTCCGCGTACACCGAGCGCGGGTCCATCCTCCACGAGGAGATGCACCACGCGGCCGTGATCGCGACGCTGTGCGAGAAGTACGGGCTCGATAATCTGACCGAGCGCGACCGCGGCGCCCGCACGCTCCGCGACGCCGTCAATCTGTCGACTCCGCGCCAGCCCGGCACCTGGCCGGACACGCACCCGCAGTACCTGCCGTCGAATCCGGAGTCGGACGCCCCGCAGCCGGGTGACCAGGACCGTCCGCTGAGCCCGCCGGGGGTGGGGCTGGTCGGGCTGCTGACGGCGCGCTACGGTCAGCCGGGGGACGGCATCCCGGTCACCTACCAGGAGGCCTACGACGCCGTGCACCGTCTCGGCCTCGGGCTCTTCGGCGAGCAATAG
- the gatA gene encoding Asp-tRNA(Asn)/Glu-tRNA(Gln) amidotransferase subunit GatA, with the protein MTDLTRLSAAALADLLTAREVSSVEATRAHLDRIEAVDADVHAYLHVAGEKALRTAAEIDGRRASGDALGPLAGVPVAIKDVLATNDMPSTSGSKILEGWLPPYDATVVRKLREADLVPLGKTNMDEFAMGSSTEHSAYGPTRNPWDLERIPGGSGGGSAAAVAAFEAPFALGSDTGGSIRQPAAVTGSVGVKPTYGGVSRYGAIALASSLDQVGPVSRTVLDAGLLHDVIAGHDPLDSTSLTDTWPSMAAAARAGLADGALRGVRVGVITELAGEGFQPGVKQRFDEAVALLEGAGAEVVEVSAPSFEYAVAAYYLILPAEASSNLARFDSVRFGLRVDPQEGPVTVERVMSATREAGFGPEVKRRIILGTYALSAGYYDAYYGSAQKVRTLIQRDFSAAFEKVDVLVSPSAPTTAFKLGEKLADPMAMYLNDITTIPANLAGVPGMGLPIGLAPEDGLPVGMQLMAPARADARLYTIGAALERLLEQKWGRTLLSQAPDLAATEMFASEEGAV; encoded by the coding sequence GTGACGGATCTGACCCGGCTCAGCGCCGCCGCCCTGGCCGACCTGCTCACGGCGCGGGAGGTCTCGTCCGTCGAGGCGACGCGCGCGCACCTCGACCGCATCGAGGCCGTCGATGCGGACGTGCACGCCTACCTGCACGTCGCAGGGGAGAAAGCGCTCCGCACCGCCGCCGAGATCGATGGCCGTCGCGCGTCCGGCGACGCCCTCGGGCCGCTCGCCGGTGTGCCGGTCGCGATCAAGGATGTGCTCGCCACCAACGACATGCCGTCGACCTCCGGCTCGAAGATCCTCGAGGGCTGGCTGCCGCCGTACGACGCCACCGTGGTCCGCAAGCTGCGCGAGGCCGACCTGGTTCCGCTCGGCAAGACGAACATGGACGAGTTCGCGATGGGCTCCTCCACCGAGCACTCGGCGTACGGCCCGACCCGCAACCCCTGGGATCTCGAGCGGATCCCGGGCGGATCGGGTGGAGGCTCGGCCGCGGCCGTGGCCGCCTTCGAGGCGCCGTTCGCCCTGGGCTCCGACACGGGAGGCTCGATCCGCCAGCCCGCCGCGGTGACCGGCTCGGTGGGCGTCAAGCCGACCTATGGCGGCGTCAGCCGCTACGGCGCGATCGCGCTGGCGAGCTCGCTCGACCAGGTCGGCCCGGTCTCGCGCACCGTGCTCGACGCCGGTCTGCTGCACGACGTCATCGCCGGGCACGACCCGCTCGACTCCACGTCGCTCACCGACACCTGGCCGTCCATGGCCGCCGCAGCGCGCGCGGGCCTGGCGGACGGCGCCCTGCGCGGCGTGCGCGTCGGCGTCATCACGGAGCTCGCCGGCGAGGGCTTCCAGCCCGGCGTCAAGCAGCGCTTCGACGAGGCGGTCGCGCTCCTGGAGGGTGCCGGCGCCGAGGTCGTCGAGGTGAGCGCCCCGAGCTTCGAGTACGCCGTCGCCGCGTACTATCTCATCCTCCCGGCCGAGGCGTCCAGCAACCTGGCGCGCTTCGACTCCGTGCGCTTCGGCCTCCGTGTCGACCCGCAGGAGGGCCCGGTCACCGTCGAGCGCGTCATGTCCGCCACTCGCGAGGCCGGCTTCGGCCCCGAGGTCAAGCGCCGTATCATCCTCGGCACGTATGCCCTCAGCGCGGGATACTACGACGCCTACTACGGCAGCGCGCAGAAGGTCCGCACGCTGATCCAGCGCGACTTCTCCGCCGCGTTCGAGAAGGTCGACGTGCTCGTCAGCCCGAGCGCCCCGACGACGGCCTTCAAGCTGGGCGAGAAGCTGGCCGACCCGATGGCGATGTACCTCAACGACATCACCACCATCCCGGCCAACCTCGCCGGCGTCCCCGGGATGGGGCTGCCGATCGGTCTCGCGCCGGAGGACGGCCTCCCGGTGGGTATGCAGCTGATGGCGCCGGCCCGTGCCGATGCGCGGCTCTACACGATCGGAGCCGCGCTCGAGCGGCTGCTGGAGCAGAAGTGGGGGCGCACCCTGCTGAGCCAGGCGCCGGACCTGGCCGCCACCGAGATGTTCGCGAGCGAAGAGGGAGCCGTCTGA
- a CDS encoding alpha/beta hydrolase, with protein MPADSAPVSAVSTVAAVSAAGVTSGSSASGQTAAAAAASTFGRLADVSASALPAYLSGHRAEIDKLISDPPAASDVSRVWSLLDSKQQAVLLSETPHLVGNLEGVPYSVRGKANALDLSRTIATATADLKTERGKTERLALQRQLTTLGNVKTALAKKGGVKRTLVSLDTSENAKAAIVVGDLSTAKYVSVLVPGMYMSVGEQIEAWAEVAQDLHDQETGFLKRLQGPRAGSTVPGVAVVAWIGYQTPVLTNIGGLELAQQGADSLERTLEGITSLRAADPPYLSVFAHSYGSTAALLALERGTVEVDALALMGSPGSDAQSVKDLSVRDGNVFVGEAPMDPIVDSAFFGSDPGSSSYGAKRMGVSGAVDPLTHRTLAGSSGHNEYFTAGTECMRNLAMIGIDQGRLVL; from the coding sequence GTGCCCGCAGACAGCGCGCCCGTCTCCGCCGTCTCGACCGTTGCAGCCGTCTCCGCGGCCGGCGTCACCTCCGGTTCCTCCGCGTCGGGCCAGACCGCTGCCGCCGCGGCGGCGAGCACATTCGGCCGCCTCGCCGATGTCAGTGCATCCGCCCTCCCGGCCTACCTGTCCGGCCATCGGGCGGAGATCGACAAGCTCATCTCGGATCCTCCCGCCGCGAGCGACGTCAGCCGCGTCTGGTCCCTGCTCGACAGCAAGCAGCAGGCCGTGCTGCTCTCCGAGACGCCGCACCTCGTCGGCAACCTGGAGGGCGTGCCGTACAGCGTCCGCGGTAAGGCGAACGCGCTCGACCTCTCGCGCACGATCGCGACCGCCACAGCCGACCTCAAGACGGAGCGCGGCAAGACGGAGCGGCTGGCCCTGCAGCGTCAGCTGACCACGCTCGGCAATGTGAAGACGGCGCTGGCGAAGAAGGGCGGTGTGAAGCGCACGCTCGTCTCGCTGGACACCTCCGAGAACGCGAAGGCGGCGATCGTCGTCGGCGACCTCAGCACCGCGAAGTACGTCAGTGTCCTGGTTCCCGGGATGTACATGTCGGTCGGGGAGCAGATCGAGGCGTGGGCGGAGGTCGCGCAGGACCTCCACGATCAGGAGACCGGCTTCCTCAAGCGCCTCCAGGGCCCGCGGGCCGGGTCGACCGTCCCGGGTGTCGCGGTCGTCGCGTGGATCGGCTACCAGACGCCCGTGCTCACGAACATCGGCGGGCTGGAGCTCGCACAGCAGGGCGCCGACAGCCTGGAGCGCACGCTCGAGGGCATCACGAGCCTCCGGGCGGCCGACCCGCCGTACCTCAGCGTGTTCGCCCACTCGTACGGGTCGACGGCCGCGCTGCTCGCGCTCGAGCGCGGCACGGTCGAGGTGGACGCGCTGGCGCTGATGGGTTCGCCCGGGAGCGACGCGCAGTCCGTGAAGGATCTGTCGGTGCGCGACGGCAATGTCTTCGTCGGCGAGGCGCCGATGGACCCGATCGTCGACAGCGCGTTCTTCGGCAGCGACCCCGGATCGTCGTCGTACGGCGCGAAGCGGATGGGCGTCTCCGGTGCCGTCGACCCCCTGACGCATCGCACCCTGGCCGGATCCAGCGGTCACAACGAGTACTTCACGGCGGGGACGGAGTGCATGCGCAACCTCGCGATGATCGGGATCGATCAGGGCCGCCTCGTGCTCTGA
- the gatC gene encoding Asp-tRNA(Asn)/Glu-tRNA(Gln) amidotransferase subunit GatC → MSEISAEQVAHLANLARIDLSQEEIESLTNELGQIVESVAKVQEVAGPDVPATSHPLPLTNVFRRDEVAPSLTVDQALSGAPARDGDRFKVAAILDEE, encoded by the coding sequence ATGTCTGAAATCAGCGCAGAACAAGTCGCGCACCTGGCGAACCTCGCCAGGATCGACCTCAGCCAGGAAGAGATCGAGAGCCTCACGAACGAGCTCGGCCAGATCGTGGAGTCGGTCGCCAAGGTGCAGGAGGTCGCCGGGCCGGACGTGCCCGCGACGAGTCACCCGCTGCCTCTGACCAACGTGTTCCGCCGCGACGAGGTCGCGCCCTCGCTGACGGTCGACCAGGCGCTCTCCGGCGCCCCCGCACGCGACGGCGACCGCTTCAAGGTCGCCGCCATCCTGGACGAGGAGTGA